A window from Actimicrobium sp. CCC2.4 encodes these proteins:
- the bfr gene encoding bacterioferritin: MKGDANVIRMLNAQLTNELTAINQYFLHSRMYRHWGFEKIAKKEYEESIGEMKHADLLIDRILMLDGLPNLQALHKLMIGEDTPEMLKCDFDLEVISQKTVKEGIVISEAAGDFVSRTIFQTILDDTEEHLDWLETQIDLIDKIGLPNYLQSQMA, translated from the coding sequence ATGAAAGGTGACGCCAACGTTATCCGCATGCTCAATGCGCAACTGACCAATGAGCTGACCGCGATTAACCAGTACTTCCTGCATTCCCGCATGTACCGCCACTGGGGTTTCGAAAAAATCGCCAAGAAAGAATACGAAGAATCGATCGGGGAAATGAAGCATGCCGACCTGCTGATCGACCGGATCCTGATGCTCGATGGTTTGCCGAATTTGCAGGCTTTGCACAAGCTGATGATTGGCGAGGACACGCCCGAAATGCTGAAGTGCGATTTTGATCTCGAAGTGATTTCGCAGAAAACCGTCAAGGAAGGCATCGTCATCAGCGAAGCCGCTGGCGACTTCGTTTCGCGCACCATTTTCCAGACCATCCTGGACGATACCGAAGAGCATCTCGACTGGCTCGAAACGCAGATCGACCTGATTGATAAAATTGGTTTGCCGAACTATCTGCAGTCGCAGATGGCATAA
- a CDS encoding Fe2+-dependent dioxygenase — MLLRIPELLSPEALASCRKLIDRADWADGKLTAGSQSARVKNNRQLPEDDVASRAARAIVIEALGKSALFMTGALPKKTYPPLFNRYDGSANAFGSHIDNAVRTSVVTGSWVRTDLSATLFLSDPATYDGGELVIEGSFGTQEVKLAAGDLILYPASSRHQVMPVTRGTRLACFFWIESMVREDARRQLLFDLDMAILSLRSAVPAGQPDPQEVVQLTGCYHNLLRMWIDP; from the coding sequence ATGCTGTTGCGCATACCTGAATTGCTCTCTCCGGAGGCGCTGGCAAGCTGTCGCAAACTGATTGATCGTGCCGACTGGGCCGACGGCAAGCTGACCGCCGGCTCGCAATCGGCCCGCGTCAAGAACAACCGGCAACTGCCGGAAGACGACGTGGCATCGCGCGCCGCGCGCGCCATCGTCATCGAGGCGCTCGGCAAAAGTGCGCTGTTCATGACCGGTGCGTTGCCCAAGAAAACCTATCCGCCGCTGTTCAACCGGTATGACGGATCGGCCAATGCCTTCGGCAGCCACATCGACAACGCGGTGCGCACCTCGGTGGTCACCGGCAGCTGGGTCCGCACCGACCTGTCGGCCACGCTGTTCCTGTCGGATCCGGCCACCTATGACGGCGGCGAACTGGTCATCGAAGGCAGTTTCGGCACGCAGGAGGTTAAGCTCGCCGCCGGCGACCTGATCCTGTATCCGGCATCAAGCCGGCACCAGGTCATGCCGGTGACGCGTGGCACGCGGCTGGCCTGTTTTTTCTGGATCGAAAGCATGGTGCGCGAAGATGCTCGCCGCCAGTTGCTGTTCGATCTCGACATGGCCATCCTGTCGCTGCGCAGCGCAGTTCCCGCCGGCCAGCCCGATCCGCAGGAGGTCGTGCAGCTGACGGGCTGTTATCACAATTTATTGCGCATGTGGATAGACCCTTGA
- a CDS encoding TonB-dependent siderophore receptor: MSHSPRLLPLGAMLAAFSFGNVQAQEALPTIDVNASREETGYQGLKSRVGKTAQPLRDIPQAVTVVTRKLIEDRSADTLKEALRNVAGLTFNAGEGGRIGDNVTLRGYSLVGDLYLDGMRDIAQYNREIFNIEQVDVLRGSASMLFGRGSTGGVVNQVSKKPFLFDTNEASVTVGSDDYKRGTLDLNKVIGENAAVRLNVMKTDTNSFRNGVGNDRLGIAPSVSWGIGTRNEFNLSYYYLKGDSVPDFGVPYFEGKPLNVPVNTFYGLPGEDSQKEETNVLTASWLHRFDKDTELRSILRKADYERDLWAIAPRLTRGTTSINPDTVINRQAQRRGGVEHTLTSQTDFTTTVNALGFKHALLTGVELVQEDANRWNVATTPGNPSTTVGNPDPYPVLPAGYGVRNRINPVSYSARTVGVYAQDTMSLNAQWKVIGGARHDSFSADYARATGGPLERNDNVWSYRTGLIFQPSETASYYASYGTSFNPSGELYALDDRTTNTPPEKSRNLEIGAKWDLLEGNLMLRTALFRSEKTNERNTDLAETNLTQNLLSGKRHTDGIEFETAGKITSRWDIFGGLALMNARIDAATGDQANTLGKAPVNTPKYTANVWSTYKLDSHWKIGGGVEAVGKRYGNATNLNAAPAYARWDGLLEYQLDKVALKLNIFNLLDRDYYEGVYAGHAVPGTSRTFQLSMSTKF; the protein is encoded by the coding sequence ATGTCCCATTCCCCCCGCCTGCTGCCGCTGGGCGCGATGCTTGCCGCCTTCTCGTTTGGCAATGTTCAAGCTCAGGAAGCCCTGCCCACCATCGACGTCAATGCCAGCCGTGAAGAGACCGGCTATCAGGGCCTCAAGTCCCGCGTCGGCAAGACGGCGCAACCGTTGCGCGATATCCCGCAAGCGGTCACCGTGGTGACCAGAAAACTGATCGAGGACCGCAGCGCCGATACGCTCAAGGAGGCATTGCGCAATGTCGCCGGCCTGACCTTCAATGCCGGCGAGGGCGGCCGCATTGGCGACAACGTCACGTTGCGCGGTTACTCGCTGGTCGGCGACCTGTACCTCGATGGCATGCGCGACATCGCCCAGTACAACCGCGAGATTTTTAACATCGAGCAGGTCGACGTCTTGCGCGGATCAGCCTCGATGCTGTTCGGCCGTGGCTCGACCGGCGGTGTCGTCAACCAGGTCAGCAAGAAGCCGTTCCTGTTCGACACCAACGAAGCCAGCGTCACCGTCGGTAGCGATGACTACAAGCGCGGCACGCTCGACCTCAACAAGGTCATCGGCGAGAACGCCGCAGTCAGACTCAATGTGATGAAGACCGACACCAACAGCTTCCGCAATGGCGTCGGCAATGATCGACTCGGCATTGCGCCCTCGGTCAGCTGGGGCATCGGCACCCGCAATGAATTCAATCTGTCGTACTACTACTTGAAAGGCGACAGCGTGCCCGACTTCGGCGTGCCGTACTTCGAGGGCAAACCGCTCAATGTGCCGGTGAATACCTTCTACGGTCTGCCCGGCGAGGATAGTCAGAAAGAAGAAACCAATGTCCTGACAGCCAGCTGGCTCCACCGCTTCGACAAGGACACCGAACTGCGCTCCATCCTGCGCAAGGCTGATTACGAGCGCGACCTGTGGGCCATCGCGCCCAGGCTGACGCGTGGTACCACCAGCATCAATCCGGACACGGTCATCAATCGTCAGGCCCAGCGTCGCGGCGGCGTCGAGCACACACTGACCAGCCAGACCGACTTCACCACGACGGTCAATGCACTTGGTTTTAAACACGCCTTGCTGACCGGTGTCGAGCTGGTGCAGGAAGATGCCAATCGCTGGAATGTCGCCACGACACCCGGTAATCCTTCCACCACGGTCGGCAATCCGGATCCGTATCCGGTGCTGCCGGCCGGCTACGGCGTGCGTAACCGCATCAATCCGGTCAGCTACAGTGCCCGCACCGTCGGCGTATATGCGCAGGACACGATGTCACTCAATGCGCAGTGGAAAGTCATCGGCGGCGCGCGCCATGACAGCTTCAGCGCCGACTACGCCCGCGCCACCGGCGGGCCGCTCGAGCGCAATGACAATGTCTGGAGTTATCGCACCGGACTGATTTTCCAGCCCTCCGAAACGGCCTCGTACTATGCCTCGTATGGCACTTCGTTCAATCCGTCGGGCGAGTTGTATGCGCTCGATGACCGCACCACCAACACGCCACCGGAAAAAAGCCGCAACCTTGAAATCGGTGCCAAGTGGGATCTGCTGGAGGGCAACCTGATGCTGCGTACCGCGCTGTTTCGCTCCGAAAAAACCAACGAGCGCAACACCGACCTGGCCGAAACCAATCTGACCCAGAACCTGTTGTCGGGCAAGCGCCATACCGACGGTATCGAGTTCGAAACCGCCGGCAAGATCACCTCGCGTTGGGATATCTTCGGCGGTCTCGCGCTGATGAATGCCCGTATCGACGCAGCCACCGGCGACCAAGCCAATACGCTCGGCAAGGCCCCGGTCAACACGCCGAAATACACCGCCAATGTCTGGAGTACCTACAAGCTGGACAGTCACTGGAAAATCGGCGGCGGGGTCGAGGCAGTCGGCAAGCGCTACGGCAACGCCACCAACCTCAATGCCGCGCCGGCCTATGCGCGCTGGGATGGCTTGCTCGAATACCAGCTCGACAAGGTCGCGCTCAAGCTCAACATCTTCAACCTGCTGGACAGGGATTATTACGAGGGCGTGTACGCCGGTCACGCCGTACCCGGCACCAGCCGCACTTTCCAGTTGTCGATGTCCACCAAGTTCTGA
- a CDS encoding biopolymer transporter ExbD, translated as MAMGSLSDQDDDFNPEINTTPLVDVMLVLLVIFIMTIPVMNHSVKIDLPRASSQPDVARPESINLAIDAAGQVYWNAEVIDDRQLQARIATAAQAQPQPELHLRAERTTRYEKVAQVMAAAQAGGLSKIGFVTEPLVK; from the coding sequence ATGGCCATGGGCTCGCTGTCCGACCAGGACGATGACTTTAATCCCGAGATCAACACCACGCCGCTGGTCGACGTGATGCTGGTGCTGCTGGTGATTTTTATCATGACGATACCGGTGATGAACCACAGCGTGAAAATCGATTTGCCGCGCGCCAGCAGCCAGCCCGATGTCGCCAGGCCGGAGAGCATCAACCTGGCGATCGATGCAGCCGGCCAGGTGTACTGGAATGCCGAAGTCATCGATGATCGCCAATTACAAGCGCGCATCGCTACGGCTGCGCAAGCACAGCCGCAACCCGAGCTGCATCTGCGTGCCGAACGTACTACCCGATATGAAAAAGTCGCGCAAGTGATGGCGGCGGCGCAAGCCGGTGGCCTGAGCAAGATCGGTTTCGTGACCGAGCCGCTGGTCAAATAA
- a CDS encoding MotA/TolQ/ExbB proton channel family protein — MEVSPYGLESLWQQGDIVIKGVALLLMAMSVASWFVIITRGVQLLRLRRSAALVGLQFWDASSMEQGVARLGRDNPFAELAQAGSAAMAHHATHQGHLHDQLSKSDWVTMSLRQGIDDAAGRLQQGMAVLASVGSTAPFVGLFGTVWGIYHALVAIGTSGQAGIEKVAGPVGESLIMTALGLAVAIPATFGYNALVRGNKSTLAQLNKFGFDLHAWFVTGARSGQDTPAAGLALARSA, encoded by the coding sequence ATGGAAGTCAGCCCGTACGGACTGGAAAGCCTGTGGCAACAGGGAGATATTGTCATCAAGGGCGTGGCATTGCTGCTGATGGCGATGTCGGTGGCCTCATGGTTTGTGATCATCACGCGCGGGGTGCAACTGCTGCGACTGCGTCGCTCGGCTGCACTGGTTGGCTTGCAGTTCTGGGACGCCAGTTCGATGGAGCAGGGCGTCGCACGGCTCGGTCGCGACAATCCGTTTGCCGAACTGGCGCAAGCGGGTAGTGCTGCGATGGCGCATCACGCGACACATCAAGGTCATCTGCATGACCAGCTATCAAAATCCGACTGGGTCACGATGTCACTGCGGCAGGGGATTGATGACGCTGCCGGCCGTTTGCAGCAGGGTATGGCGGTACTTGCCTCGGTCGGATCGACCGCGCCCTTCGTGGGTCTGTTCGGGACAGTCTGGGGGATTTACCATGCGCTGGTTGCCATTGGCACCAGTGGCCAGGCTGGCATCGAAAAGGTCGCCGGACCGGTGGGCGAATCGCTGATCATGACGGCGCTCGGGCTGGCGGTGGCAATTCCGGCCACCTTCGGCTACAACGCACTGGTGCGCGGCAACAAATCGACGCTGGCGCAACTCAATAAGTTCGGCTTCGATCTGCATGCGTGGTTTGTCACCGGTGCCCGTTCGGGACAGGATACGCCGGCGGCCGGACTGGCACTGGCCAGGAGTGCCTGA
- a CDS encoding TonB family protein, with amino-acid sequence MLLLILLAHGGFLFVLQSRSPQTVALAAPRELIASLIAPAPVPRPAAAAEPVRTPVPKIVPSVKTPSPSPPAMQVRTAAPAPASQETSAPVVVPSVPHMSSSPAPAVVAQAVTPAPPKTVSGVQYLEAPQPVYPPLARRAAEEGKVTLRVLVNQQGRAEQVELRSSSGYDRLDESARQSVLKARFQPHLEDGIAVAVYALVSINFSIQ; translated from the coding sequence TTGCTGCTACTTATTCTGCTGGCACATGGCGGATTTTTGTTTGTGCTGCAAAGTCGCTCGCCGCAGACAGTGGCACTGGCCGCACCACGCGAACTGATCGCCAGCCTGATTGCGCCAGCGCCCGTGCCAAGGCCTGCAGCGGCAGCCGAGCCAGTCAGGACACCGGTTCCGAAAATTGTCCCCTCAGTAAAAACCCCGTCGCCTTCGCCACCGGCGATGCAAGTCAGGACAGCCGCACCGGCTCCCGCGTCGCAAGAAACCAGTGCACCGGTCGTTGTGCCGTCCGTGCCGCACATGTCATCGAGTCCGGCACCGGCCGTCGTCGCGCAAGCAGTCACTCCGGCTCCGCCGAAAACCGTCTCCGGCGTGCAATACCTGGAAGCGCCGCAACCGGTCTATCCGCCGCTTGCCAGACGTGCTGCCGAAGAAGGCAAGGTCACTTTACGTGTGCTGGTTAACCAGCAGGGGCGCGCCGAACAGGTCGAGCTACGCAGTTCGTCCGGCTACGACCGGCTCGACGAATCGGCCCGCCAGTCGGTGCTGAAAGCGCGCTTCCAGCCGCACCTCGAAGACGGCATTGCCGTCGCGGTGTATGCGCTGGTCTCGATCAATTTTTCAATTCAATAA
- a CDS encoding (2Fe-2S)-binding protein, with protein sequence MIVCICNNVSDRAIRQAVSEGVTSMVALRTSLQVGTCCGKCHGCAKRVLRECLSQAVPAQPMVFHPSMMAA encoded by the coding sequence ATGATTGTTTGCATCTGCAACAATGTCTCCGACCGGGCCATTCGCCAGGCAGTCAGTGAAGGTGTGACGTCGATGGTCGCGCTGCGTACCAGCCTCCAGGTCGGCACGTGTTGCGGCAAATGTCATGGCTGCGCCAAGCGGGTTTTGCGCGAGTGCCTGAGCCAGGCAGTCCCAGCGCAGCCGATGGTGTTCCATCCGTCGATGATGGCGGCCTGA
- a CDS encoding fasciclin domain-containing protein produces MRSLRTALVFTALLATASVSFADVMVGGQSMMPSKDIIDNAVNSADHTTLVAAVKAAGLVETLKGKGPFTVFAPTNAAFGKLPAGTVETLVKPENKATLTKILTYHVVPGKYDFMALAAEIKKHNGKAELATASGGKLSFAMNGMHNISVMDETGHTASISTYDVTQSNGVINVIDTVLMPK; encoded by the coding sequence ATGCGTTCACTTCGTACTGCTCTCGTTTTCACTGCGTTGCTCGCGACAGCCAGCGTTTCTTTTGCCGACGTCATGGTCGGTGGCCAAAGCATGATGCCAAGTAAGGACATCATCGACAATGCCGTCAATTCAGCTGACCACACCACGCTGGTCGCCGCTGTCAAGGCCGCTGGTCTCGTCGAGACACTCAAGGGCAAAGGTCCGTTCACCGTCTTTGCACCGACCAATGCGGCCTTCGGCAAACTGCCGGCCGGCACCGTCGAGACGCTGGTCAAGCCGGAGAACAAAGCCACGCTGACCAAAATCCTGACCTATCACGTGGTCCCCGGTAAATACGACTTCATGGCACTTGCCGCCGAAATCAAGAAGCACAACGGCAAGGCAGAACTGGCCACGGCCAGCGGCGGCAAACTGAGTTTTGCAATGAACGGCATGCACAACATCAGCGTCATGGACGAGACCGGCCACACCGCCAGCATCAGCACCTATGACGTCACCCAATCGAACGGCGTAATCAATGTGATCGATACGGTCCTGATGCCGAAATAA